A single region of the Candidatus Deferrimicrobiaceae bacterium genome encodes:
- a CDS encoding 2-dehydropantoate 2-reductase: MRIAIIGSGAVGLFYGAVLQRGGHDVRFLLRTDYEAVSASGLTVHSIDGDFRLDRVLGFRDAADMGEVDLVLVALKAFSNAHLVEMVRPLMEGDAAVLTLQNGLGNEELLADAFGASKVLGGVAMIGVGRTSPGIVNHMALGAIRLGEFAGGLSARAEAISAVFREAGIRCEAVADLRKIRWEKLVWNIPFNGLCTVTGETPSVLLARPDMRRLVTEIMREVVAGGNAQGFRDPIPEAFVAKMVSTTERHTGKHRPSMLVDRLAGRPLELDAIYRIPLEHAADRGVEMARVRMLHALLELGEKGANRESPPG; encoded by the coding sequence ATGCGCATCGCGATCATCGGGTCCGGCGCGGTCGGGCTCTTCTACGGCGCCGTCCTGCAGCGGGGGGGCCACGACGTCCGTTTCCTCCTTCGCACCGATTACGAGGCGGTGAGCGCATCCGGGCTGACCGTCCATTCGATCGACGGCGACTTCCGCCTCGACCGGGTCCTCGGCTTCCGCGATGCCGCCGACATGGGCGAGGTCGACCTGGTCCTCGTGGCGCTCAAGGCGTTCTCCAATGCGCACCTGGTCGAGATGGTCCGGCCGCTGATGGAGGGCGATGCCGCCGTCCTGACGCTGCAGAACGGCCTCGGCAACGAGGAGCTGCTGGCGGATGCGTTCGGGGCATCGAAGGTCCTGGGCGGGGTTGCGATGATCGGCGTCGGGCGCACGTCCCCCGGCATCGTGAACCACATGGCGCTCGGCGCCATCCGGCTGGGAGAGTTCGCGGGAGGGCTCTCCGCCCGGGCCGAGGCGATCTCGGCCGTGTTCCGCGAGGCCGGAATCCGCTGCGAGGCCGTCGCCGACCTCCGGAAGATCCGATGGGAAAAGCTGGTCTGGAACATCCCCTTCAACGGCCTTTGCACGGTGACGGGGGAAACACCCTCCGTCCTGCTCGCCCGTCCGGACATGCGTCGGTTGGTGACTGAGATCATGAGAGAGGTCGTCGCGGGCGGGAACGCGCAGGGGTTCCGCGATCCGATCCCGGAAGCGTTCGTCGCGAAAATGGTATCGACGACCGAGCGGCACACGGGGAAGCATCGCCCCAGCATGCTGGTCGACCGGCTCGCGGGTCGACCCCTCGAACTCGACGCGATCTACCGGATCCCCCTCGAGCACGCGGCGGATCGGGGCGTCGAGATGGCCCGGGTACGGATGCTCCACGCGCTGCTCGAGTTGGGCGAGAAGGGCGCGAACCGGGAAAGCCCGCCCGGCTGA